The sequence atgaagacATCCCTCTGTGCGTCGGCGTAGCCAagaagtattcgagtttaagttattaaaatgaaccCTACAAATTGACGCCATAGTAATTccgacatacaatgggtcaaaatcggcaaaactattttttaacaaaaaaaaattagttttctcacaaaattttttaagaaaaaatcttcccgtaaaattattatctcagactcatatcttgcaaagaGTTCGGAACTTTTATTTAATCTCTGAGGcaataaaaattgtgaacataaaaaatcaaaaaaaattcatcttcaagaccaaaatcgcaaaaaactttaaaaaatttgtttacctttttttccCTGTTTaagtccataggtagcaaaccgttcaaaattcaaggaactacaaaaatttacctaagatctcaataaacaactttgtagaacatatgaacttcctaaaagcatacttttaggcagcgttaaaaaatttatttcgaattttttaaagttttttgcgattttgatcttgaaaatTAAGTTGTTGATGTTATATGTTCAAGTTCTCTATGATAAGGGcaacaactttgcctcagagagtaaatcaaaatttcgaactgtgtgcaagatatgagcctgataaaattatcacttttttgcaaaaatgacaccgaggccccaaatctttggtggctcataaaaaaattgcatgagtttgggcaaaactgggagacaagATGACTTTTAAAGACCAACTTCTTATTTAATAACATCTGTTTTTAGAAAATTGGAATagtaaaaaccattttttatttaaaattatttgaaaattaattaaatcaaacttttcaCTAAATTGTATAAAACTTGGAGTTAAAACGAGTTGTATCGTAATAATCATACATTACTATGGCTGCCGGTTGACGGTCTTCTACCTCATTCGCCTTAAACGCTTCAATGGTCACACAATGTCTCGCTTCTGTCGACAGTTTGTCAAAATACAAAATCATAATAGTTTCATCATTTTTCGTTTCAATACGTTGTATAAATTCATTATCCACTAAATTTCGGCTAAATTCAGCTTCAGCCTTAAAACCAGACGGTAGATTTGCTTCCATAataaccatatttgtactattgCTAACTGTGTGCAGAGCTTGATACGTAAAACAAATCTCCAAATCCATTTCGTCATCATTATAAATAGTGGGAGTAATTTTCATGATGAAATGTTTGACTTCCAGATCGATTTTCACATTATATTGAGAGGAGAGTTGCACCAGAGAATAGCCACTGCCTTGCACCACGAAATTAACACGACGCACAGATTTTGATAACTGTAAGAGAAGGAAGcattgcaacatttttactgTAATTTCTTAtggatatatattaaaaaaatcatactgtACCTCATGTTGCTGCAAATTTAAAGCATTATCCTGATTTATGGTGAACTCATTGATTTCCTTTTCATTTCCCTCAAGGTCTTGAGCCGAATACGATATTTTCAAATCCCAATTAGTAgcattgttaaatttttgagCAAATTTCACTAAAGCCTCAAGGCCCACCACCGTATCATGAGTATATTTAAAACCACCCTGCTCATTGCGTTGCTCAAtcaaccatttcaatattggcAAATGATTACCGGGAGCATTCAAAAGAACCATTAAAACATAAGCTGTTGTTTCGACATCATTTCCATTATTCGGCCACCACCTGAGGCCATTTCCATCTTCTTTGTCAAAGTTTTGTAGTCTCTCTATTACTTTATTCGTGCTTGGGTGTTTGGCTTTGGTTAGTGCAGCTCCTATAATAGCGAGAACGTAAACGTCATCAATGTTATCCAAATCGGAGCTTATGAACTCAAGTCCTCTTCGTATAGTGGATTGATATTTGCGAGAGTATCTCTGGAATAATTTGGGGCTAATATTTAATAAGATGTTTATTACAAACTTGGTAATGAATTGGAATTACTACTAATATTACTAAGAAGTACTCTAATAAcaacttatttaaaatttaacatattctCTATTTTCAAGTCATTCAGGGAGTGCGAGTCTAAGTTTAACAAgcaagagtgttatattcggctgtgccgaatcttacacACCCGCCattaatatgtgacaataaaatattttcctgaTATAAGTGCTATATGGGGGTTAGggcgaattatggaccgatcctaacgaaagttggtagaaagatttagtttcatataaaactcatgttattaattattataagacaattactAATGTTCAAGTCAATTTCtgaggggaccttgtatgggaacTTGGAACAAATGTTTCCTAATGCCATACTtcacagtataatttcagagtatttataactaatttgtgcaaagttttagcaggattgccgcataataaCATATTTGTGACAGCTCAAACACTATtctgggaggacatttgtatgggggctaggtgaaatcatagaCCGAAATTGGCCATTTTCTTTGTAAATAGAGAGTATATGTGGGAAATTTCAGCCAGTTATcacctttcgtttgggcccaacgaccaatatttcgatatgttacaaactgATTGACAAAATACCTTCCATCTTATTTTaaggtgggtataaaaatttcgGCTTTACAGTTTAAAATAGGATTACCGTCACGTGATTTCAGTAAAACTTaccaacatacatatatttactatGGATTGATTAATAATATTCGGAGCATcgctttaaaattattgaattttgaacaaattcttgagaaaaatttggttttgcTGGGTAAGGTTGTGTTTACCAATGAAtctagtaaaataaatattagttttaataCTTACACGATCTTCCATAAATGTCAACAACACAAATGCCGTAAAGCCATACTTATTTTGAAGttctttataaaacaaataacccGTATATGGAAATCTGCCATCATACCATTGCTGATTTGCCAAATACTCCAAATCTGATTCAATTATACGAGATTCAATCGGTGTATATTTCGAGGCTTTTATAAAGAAACGCACCACATAAGCTGTGAGCCAGTTACTGGACTCCGGACTAGACTTCTCACCAAACACACTATAACCTCCATTTTCGTGGCGAAAAGATAACTCTTGCTGATAACCCATTTCAGTGTAATATTTAGCTTTCTTAACCAGATTTTTctctttcaaatattttccagTAGCTTTAAGataatctaaaatcaaaatgttgGGAGCCAAATTCACCATATTTTGTTCACCACAGCCGGTGGGCATTTTTACCATATCATTGAGATTCTCCAAGGAGGGTATCATAAAATCACCACCCACTGACAGTGTTATGAACTCGGAATCTTTTACACTATCGAGCGGTATATCCAGAGACAATGATGAGTCTCCAGCAGCAGCACTCAGATAAATAGCCTTATTGTGATATTTCGTAATACCTTCTGGTTCGACTTTAAGCTTTTGTACAATACCATCCGCATACATGGAGTTGTTGGCTGCTATACGCACATCAATCTCTCCTATTTGTGAgggttttataacaaattttactgTCATACCGCCATTCGGAggaatattaatgttttttagttGTTCATGGCTAGAAGATAATGGTtccacaaaattaaattttaaatcggtgttgtacatttttatatcagTGGGCAGAGATTGATTGTAATAATTGAAGATGGTTACAGGTATGGTAATCGTTTCGTCTCGTTTCACCGAATAGGGCAGATTAACAGTAATGAAAAATGGCAGAAAGGTGGTTATATCGGTGGGACCATCCACAATGCCAAAGCCTGTTACATCATTATTGGAAAATGCTGTTATGCGCCAAGTGGTTATAGTCTCTGGTATGTTTAGTATTATTTGTGTATCGCTATTATTactacaaaacaaacaaaaaatatattttagcaAATAACACTTATTAACTAAGTACTACTTATACTACATAcattaaatagttttcaaatatCCAAGTTTCCGGAAATTTTGTGCGAAATTCTAATGGTACTTGTCCTGTGTCTTTTACAGCGGTTTGAacttcaatgttaaaaaaatatatagttaaataatattatatttctAATAACAAATGACCATACTTTGATAAACAACAGGATAATGTGCATTTGTTAGAGTTATAAGACCCGATATAATACCTGGTCTTACTATTTCGGCATCGGGAATATACGTTTTATCCTcaattaaatcttttaatattGTCTTTTTATATACATCATATTTGTTATCCAATAAATAAACACTGAGATCAACCGCTAATATACTAACATATGATTTGGGCTGTGCCTTTAGATTTAAAGTGACCTCTTGTCCTGGTTTCACCTGTTTTGGAGCTGTAATTGAAATCTTTAACATGGAAATGTaatcaatattaataataaatacaggTAAATACTGTGGCAAGCTGATTAATAACACTAAGTAAGTCCTAAAATATATGAGTAAAAACCTAAACTGGCTACCTCTGGAGTGCAAAACTTTGTTGAGCTCGTAACTTGTATAAATATGGACAGGAACAAATATGACGgacatttattcaaatattgtacaaatttatttaacattacctgacccgacagacgttgtcctgtccaatttagcaaaaatgtttgtgttcgatttgtaaATTGGTGAAGAGCTTTTTGaattgtgtaaaaatagttaaaaatatgaaaaaaacgtatttttgaatgataatttttattcatataagtTTGGGGTATGCACATTAGAGtgctgcaaaaaaataaaattgcgaattttgaccgtccccccctatagaattgttctatgtattgtagaaacacattgtgtaaaatattaggatgataggataacgttaactggtggcgcaacgacgctgaagttttgaggtgcatttacaaggggaaaatatgcaattttttcagtttttgtaaaaagtttgccattaaataatgacttttacaatttaatttaaaagaatcgaaatgtgtacgtaattgtcgttataataagatataaaagacaaaaattggtgaaaaaatgttaaagttattaaaaaatcgccaggccattaacgtgtctcaggccactagaacaagaaatttatgaacaaaattaacatattttgagaaatattaaaataaaagcttatttttacttaaaatatatccatatttacttgtatatgactttttgtcctcgtaggataccgttaacctattcgcaggtatgaccaaaaaaattaaattttttaacggcagtttcaaaactccaatttcaaatttttaaaaattttgttaaacaaatttcagaattttttgatcatcacatggggatttattgacaacataatagggaataaaaatgtgaaaaaagtatgtcaatacctcctatagtttttccgtacctgcgatataaattttgcgattttcgagaaaaactaattttttggccatattttggggaatgaccagaatttcattactgtaatgatttttgagtaaaagctattcagaataatatagtccaggtaattttaaatatagtctgaaagttttactaaaatcggaaaactttaacccttaaatcgtgaaggtcaaaggtcaattttttcaatatttggaatatctcatggaaagatagcgaaatattatatatttttgtgccgattttgatgaaacttaagaaaaatataaaatgaagtctagtattcacaataacagtacaaaaatggaaattaacccttaatagcacttggggtccaaatgaccctcaacttttaaaatcacgaaaaacacattcattttgaccccaagtactcttaagggttaatttccatttttgtactgttattgtgaatactagacttcattttatatttttttttaattaaataatttattattaatgtgctAATATTTCACAGTCTAAATGAATTCGGTGAGCTGTTTCAAAGCTGTAAGTTTCAAACTTATCTAAATGAAGAGGAAATTGGCATGATAAACAAGTCAAAATGGTTTTTAAACGAAATATTAATTCAGCGTCAATTCCAGttatttcgatttttaaaatttctctcAACACTTTTCAAGATTTcgtttttattcttattttaagtctgtattaaaaaaattattataacttaaaatataaatttttgaggTAATAATTAgcttaaataatgtaaattttgaattaaacggGCGAATTATGGTAAACGGGCGAATTATGGTAAAGcagggtcgatttgtatggacgtaaaaatcgtatagcagaaacgcaatctacgcaaaattctaagaaattatccccaagaaaccatatgtcgaaaatcaaatcctatcttgcgcatttcgtcttttatccaataaaaaaaactatttaataaaaaaatatatactgaaatatcattggataaaagacgaaatgtgataggatttgattttagacctatggtttcttcttagaattttccgtagaatgcgtttctgctatacgttttttcgtgaaaaaaatcgacatactggtgaaaaaccgtactttagtataaaaaagtgtttattttaaatagcttcttaagaatactattaCATCTATGGTTacatctgccattctggaacgaattttgttttcgacatatgctgttgccaaaaaacatctttcacattccatctttcacattggaaaacccgtttgcaaatacttataacaaatctgcaagtattttcctcttgttccttcagaaataaaatgatctatttcttttgcaagttgaaaatctatattataatttggtttcgttattcttatttggggtttttacatttattaataatatcttttagccttttagcaatcgaaatattttcattttgttcgaactcctcatctgagataaaatcaatttcaattgaagaggatttaaattgagttttgttagataacttacaaaaaagttgaagaattgattttctagagccccactcgggcatgtagaatgtcaaaatgaatgaaaaagtcacacaaaaatgacaatttcccatatttatttatgaaaaacgggatttggaaaatcccgaaaaccccgggatttaaaattaaaacatcccgggcttcgggatttagaAAATCCCAAAAACCCCGGGATTCTCgtgaacgggattccccgtttagcatctctaTCGCGGTCTAACGTGTAGtaggtttttcaaaaaacagaagTCCAAATaagtacatttaaaaaaaaaaaatttcaaaatttaaatcgcaggtagggaaaaactataagagatattttcataattttttcacatttttattccctattatattcttaataaatcccaatgaaatgatcaaaaaattctgaaatttgtttaacaaaatttttaaaaatttgaaaattgagttttgaaactgccgttaaaaaaattttatttttttattttaaaattttttcaggctgatttttttactaatgttcacctaactggagggtgagaatggccaaaatccaacttttgtttattaagggccaccctaatgtacaataCATCTTGTGGTACTTTACTTACATTATAATTGAAAGTAAccaattaaaattaagaaatactttttatatttccatttgtgttccgattttaaataccaaccgAGCCGGTAGAATtcctgatatattgatgtatgaatcatgtatgtaagttatttgggggctacggaaagttgattctaacatacagacggacagggCTATATCGGtatttataacgatccagaacacatatactttgtggggtcgcaaatgaaaaatatagaaattacaaacggaattcgCCACTTATGGccaagggtataataataatttgttggaccaatgATACGTTTTTGATGGAATAGTTTGCATAAGGTTTTCTGACTCATTCTTTAGACCGTGCAGTCCCTAATGTATGTCCAATTTGTGGACAGACGCAACTATCTGTCTAACTAACTGCTGTCCATCCTTAAATCTGCaacatttgtaataaaatttcatacaaattggCAGATGCATGAAATAACACATTCGAAATCtactaaaaactgttttttaataactttacaaCTTTGGCGCAATGCTTATGTATGTGCCCAATTACAATACAGTGTAATCTTACCTGATTTTCCAACTCCCAAGGAAATTCGAATCTCATTTCATTATACCTAAAATAACCGTCTTGTACGTAGTGAACATATAAAAAGGATTCCGGAATCATTTCTACTGATGGAGTTATTTTTATGGTATGCCTTTTTCTATTTGCTGGCAGTGTTATATGGTCCATGTGGACAATACTACCGTGACCTACGATAGTATATACCAAATATGGTATATTGAAGGATGATCGAACTTCTACTTCAATCGGTTTTCCGAGTATTGGCCTGGAATTCAGTTAAAAAACAGTTCATTTCAGATTATAATGTAATGCCGGAACACCTATTAGAAAATCCAAATTATCTTACCTTTCTTTCAATCTTAATCTACAATACACTGGCTTTGCTATGTCGGCCGAACTTTGCTCTACTGTATAAATATTTGGCATTGTTATATTCGAATCTTTGAATTTCACTATATATGAATCATCTCGCTGTTGATCAAACTCAAATAATGCCACACCCTGCTCATTCAAATATGTTTGATATTTCATTGCACCATGTTCCATAACAACGGGTGTCGTAGAATCCCAGATTGGCCCATCATTCCAATCTTCAATGTGGGCTCTCAAACGAAATGGTATATTGTTGCGAAATTCTATCTCCTCATCCGGTATAAACATTCTATAAGTTTGTTCGCGTACTGTAATAGTCTGTGACAAATTTTGCCAGATGCCCGTATGTTTTTCTTCAAACATGGCCTTCAAATGCAAAAAACTCACTCCGACTAGATATTGTGGATTTTCAAGGTGAAATTCAACAACCGCTAAACCATCAACATGTAGACTTTGTTGTTCGATTAAATCGTCGTTGCGTAAAATACGTAATTCGACGTGTAACATGCCTTCCACATATTTATCAAACGTATATTTTCCGTAGATTTCTGCTCTGATGTGAGGTTCAGCGAGTATGAAATTGTTGGGTGCTTGCATgtgcaaactaaattttggCAGAGTATATAATTGGACATCAATCCATTTAGACATTTGATGAGAATATTTTCCACTTATtgtcactcttatttcccattCGCCCATCACTGGTTGTTGGGACAATTTGAATTTTTCCGTAAAGACACCTTTTGTGAGGGTAATGTCCTTGAATTGTTTAATGCGGTTTTTGTCATTATCctaggaaataaataaaatgtataagaaaCACGTTATTCTTTATGTGAGcccaattttatcaaaaatcaaaatcaaaaatttcaaaatttgtgagTCTCCTGGAGGTTAGATTTAAGCATTTTCTTTATATcaattattttagattattaaaaactttaaagctTGAATATAATTACTTTATCCAAAGTGACGACTAATTCAGGcaaaccataattttaattgATAAATAAGCATTTGTCTTTTGATAAATAGACAAGCTCTGCAGAAAATGGAAagatcggtccatgatttatctcagccccatacaaatttcttcccaaAATATGGCTCTAtggttagtgtttataaaaaacagaatttttaagaaaaccgGTTTGTTGGCTAAccgaaaatttaactttttttagaaaactgttctaattttgctataaaaaatttcaaaaccaaAATCATACTAAACAAAGAACGATGTTTTGTGATGTTTTGTAAATCCAATGTAGTTCCATACGGATTAAAAATAGCTCTAATTTGGAGGATTTTTCGAAGTTACAttgattcaaataaaaaacaaaataaactttacttacaaatatCTCGATACGAATTGGTTCTCTTATGTTAACAGGTCTCGTATGTTCATCCAAAATGACAACACGAAACTGTACCAAATCTAAGGGTTTATATACCGATTTATCAGTTTGTATGTAGATTTTAGGACCCGCTGAACTTTCAATTAATAGATCACTTTGATTTCGAAATGTACAACCACTTAGACCTTCAGCAAACAAGTGATAGTCACCCTGCTCTAactttggtggaaaaaaatccaactttttCGATTCGAATGGTTGCAACTGTACTTCATCTGTAGCATTATAGGAACGTCCCGCAATGGAGACACGTATATTGCAGGGCATATTCGAATCGTGTAGAGTAACCGCCACAGTATATTTACGATTCGATTTCATTAAACCTGGTGCAATTATGCTATAATAACtggaattttgaaattaatactcaatattattgattttatttaaatctcgaaaacattttataaatacttttcGCAATTAATGAATGCCACACAGTGCAACAGTATCAAATATTGATAAATCGAATTGAGTTTCACATTCAAGTCCATTGTTATtatgattttgattttattccgTATCACACAACTCAACACAACTGATTGCATTCGCAGAGAATGCAAAACTGAGGCAAACTTGTTTGTTGTGTATAAATGAAGATGATtgattttgatttgattttgcgAAAAAATATGGTTATCAACGACTATCTatcgatttgtttttaaaatacagAAAGATagggaaatatttatattaaaaataactaactacaccatttttcaatgaaattgagaacattatcatgatattgagaaaattccaaatgaaatcgagaatttccattttaaattgagaaaattccatttgaaattgagaatttcaactttaaattgagaaatttcgaaaagaaattgagaatttccattttaaattgagaaaattccaaatgaaattgagaaattcaatatgaaattgagaaaatcaaattcagaaaatttcaattgaaattgagaatttccatttgaaatttagaaaattctaattgaatgaaattgggaaaattctcgtaattgaaattaagaaaatttcaaatggtattgagaacattttattttactcttcggaattgggccttatatggggtctatgaccaattatggaccgatcaccatgaaattaggtcgtgtgatttatgtctatatgaaagtttactatgttgaattttgtgagtataccaacatttttaagctatttatgcacgttaaagtgattttcggaagcgggtctatatgggagctatgattaattatggaccgatcgtaacaaaatttggtgacatgaattttgtatacatatataaaactttttcaaagcgcaatttgtggagatacatttataaattaaacatttatgaccgataaagtccaatttcggaaggacatttgtatggaggctaggtgaaataattgaccgatttcagccagtttcaataggcttggtcgaaaaaataatatgcaccaaatttgatcgaaatatcttcaaaattgcgacctatactcTGCGCACATGGTTTACacggacagccagccaaccagacggacggacgaacatcgTATGTTGTATAGCTCTACTGCAATCTCCAGTAGTTATACAGGACTTGGTATCGTTAATTAATTCTTGAAGATATAAAATCCTCTGGTCTCCTGCATTAGGAGGATTTACGGTTGGTATATTCAATAGGGTTAAGCATTGGTTAATAGAGACTCAATCATAAAAGTGTTGCTGGAGAGTTGTCGAAAATTTCACGTAAACGACTGTGGCACATACCAGAACGAGTTCAGATAACTGATTACCCAACTCTTGCTATCAACACTTTTAACCCATTCGTTTGCGCTTTCGGCAGTAAACGAACCTCTGCGCGTATCCATTAGAATAATGCCTGCGGTACTAATTGCACCTATCAGGTGGATGTCGGGGCCATGGGAAGTAGGTATCGAAAGAACTGTTCGGTATCCAACACGAGACCAACCATGTTTTCTacgacaaaataaattgaaattggacTTACTATCCAGACCACCACATCTTCCACATCTGAtataatcgttaattatttttataccctacaccaccatagtggggagggtattatgcgtttgtgcagatgtgtgtaacgtccaaaaatattggtctaacacccaccttaaagtataccgatcgacttagaatcactttctgagtcaattaaacgatgtccgtccgtctggctggctgactggtgggctggctgtccatataaaccttgtgcgcagagtacaggtcgcaattttgaagatatttctataaaatttggtacatgtaatttttcggcccaaggacaaagcctattgaaactggctgaaatcggtccattatttcacctagcccccatacaaatgtcctctcgaaattggaattggaattccgaaaatcactttaacgtgcttaaatcacttaaaaatgttggtatatacacaaaattcaacataaataactttcatatagacataaatcacacga comes from Calliphora vicina chromosome 2, idCalVici1.1, whole genome shotgun sequence and encodes:
- the LOC135952182 gene encoding thioester-containing protein 1 allele S3-like, with translation MDLNVKLNSIYQYLILLHCVAFINCENYYSIIAPGLMKSNRKYTVAVTLHDSNMPCNIRVSIAGRSYNATDEVQLQPFESKKLDFFPPKLEQGDYHLFAEGLSGCTFRNQSDLLIESSAGPKIYIQTDKSVYKPLDLVQFRVVILDEHTRPVNIREPIRIEIFDNDKNRIKQFKDITLTKGVFTEKFKLSQQPVMGEWEIRVTISGKYSHQMSKWIDVQLYTLPKFSLHMQAPNNFILAEPHIRAEIYGKYTFDKYVEGMLHVELRILRNDDLIEQQSLHVDGLAVVEFHLENPQYLVGVSFLHLKAMFEEKHTGIWQNLSQTITVREQTYRMFIPDEEIEFRNNIPFRLRAHIEDWNDGPIWDSTTPVVMEHGAMKYQTYLNEQGVALFEFDQQRDDSYIVKFKDSNITMPNIYTVEQSSADIAKPVYCRLRLKERPILGKPIEVEVRSSFNIPYLVYTIVGHGSIVHMDHITLPANRKRHTIKITPSVEMIPESFLYVHYVQDGYFRYNEMRFEFPWELENQISITAPKQVKPGQEVTLNLKAQPKSYVSILAVDLSVYLLDNKYDVYKKTILKDLIEDKTYIPDAEIVRPGIISGLITLTNAHYPVVYQIQTAVKDTGQVPLEFRTKFPETWIFENYLINNSDTQIILNIPETITTWRITAFSNNDVTGFGIVDGPTDITTFLPFFITVNLPYSVKRDETITIPVTIFNYYNQSLPTDIKMYNTDLKFNFVEPLSSSHEQLKNINIPPNGGMTVKFVIKPSQIGEIDVRIAANNSMYADGIVQKLKVEPEGITKYHNKAIYLSAAAGDSSLSLDIPLDSVKDSEFITLSVGGDFMIPSLENLNDMVKMPTGCGEQNMVNLAPNILILDYLKATGKYLKEKNLVKKAKYYTEMGYQQELSFRHENGGYSVFGEKSSPESSNWLTAYVVRFFIKASKYTPIESRIIESDLEYLANQQWYDGRFPYTGYLFYKELQNKYGFTAFVLLTFMEDRRYSRKYQSTIRRGLEFISSDLDNIDDVYVLAIIGAALTKAKHPSTNKVIERLQNFDKEDGNGLRWWPNNGNDVETTAYVLMVLLNAPGNHLPILKWLIEQRNEQGGFKYTHDTVVGLEALVKFAQKFNNATNWDLKISYSAQDLEGNEKEINEFTINQDNALNLQQHELSKSVRRVNFVVQGSGYSLVQLSSQYNVKIDLEVKHFIMKITPTIYNDDEMDLEICFTYQALHTVSNSTNMVIMEANLPSGFKAEAEFSRNLVDNEFIQRIETKNDETIMILYFDKLSTEARHCVTIEAFKANEVEDRQPAAIVMYDYYDTTRFNSKFYTI